One region of Turicibacter bilis genomic DNA includes:
- the tnpA gene encoding IS200/IS605 family transposase produces the protein MANKANSLSHTKWMCKYHIVFTPKYRRKIIYNQYKTSIRDILKQLCAYKGVEIIEGHLMPDHVHMLVSIPPKMSVSSFMGYLKGKSALMIFDKHANLKYKFGNRHFWAEGYYVSTVGLNEATIKKYIQEQESHDIAMDKLSVKEYEDPFKG, from the coding sequence ATGGCCAATAAGGCAAATAGTTTATCTCACACAAAGTGGATGTGTAAGTATCACATTGTGTTTACTCCTAAGTATAGACGAAAAATAATTTATAATCAATATAAAACCAGTATAAGAGATATATTAAAACAATTATGTGCCTACAAAGGAGTAGAAATAATAGAAGGACATCTGATGCCAGATCATGTCCATATGTTAGTAAGTATCCCACCAAAAATGAGTGTCTCAAGTTTCATGGGATATTTGAAGGGGAAAAGTGCATTGATGATTTTTGATAAACATGCAAATTTAAAATATAAATTTGGAAATAGACACTTTTGGGCCGAAGGATATTACGTAAGTACAGTTGGATTAAATGAAGCAACGATTAAGAAATATATACAGGAACAAGAAAGCCATGATATAGCCATGGATAAATTAAGTGTAAAAGAATATGAAGACCCTTTTAAAGGGTAG
- a CDS encoding lysophospholipid acyltransferase family protein → MLKFLWIVLGILLVIIVLAIIVVLCVNARVQQLKDEKYSAQERFSFISWVVSWAIPVLFNVKVNAKGLEKLDQVKHGVIYANHQSNIDIVAMLKAIKKPHGYVAKKELDNIFLLSDSMRLIQCQFMDRTDVRQSVRVISAAAKSVKEGHLMVIFPEGTRMVQAEVGSFKAGSFKLAQKAKADIVPVTIYNSYEVSKRWPRRTVINMEIHDPIPYEAYESLSTNEICEQVEVIIKEPMKA, encoded by the coding sequence TTGTTAAAATTTTTATGGATTGTATTAGGAATTTTATTAGTTATTATTGTGTTAGCTATTATTGTTGTTTTATGTGTGAACGCTCGTGTTCAACAATTAAAAGATGAAAAATATTCTGCACAGGAGCGTTTTTCATTTATTAGTTGGGTTGTTTCATGGGCGATTCCAGTACTATTTAATGTAAAAGTGAATGCTAAAGGATTAGAAAAGTTAGACCAAGTTAAGCATGGAGTTATTTATGCAAATCACCAAAGTAATATAGATATTGTCGCAATGTTAAAAGCGATTAAAAAACCACATGGCTATGTCGCGAAAAAAGAGTTAGATAATATTTTCTTATTAAGTGATTCAATGCGTTTAATTCAATGTCAATTCATGGATCGTACAGATGTTAGACAATCAGTTAGAGTCATTTCTGCAGCGGCGAAAAGTGTTAAGGAAGGACATTTAATGGTTATTTTCCCGGAAGGGACACGTATGGTTCAGGCTGAAGTTGGTAGTTTTAAAGCAGGAAGTTTTAAATTAGCTCAAAAAGCAAAGGCGGATATTGTGCCAGTAACCATTTATAATAGTTATGAAGTATCTAAACGTTGGCCACGTCGTACAGTAATTAATATGGAAATTCATGATCCAATTCCATACGAAGCATATGAATCATTGTCGACGAATGAAATTTGTGAACAAGTTGAAGTAATTATTAAAGAGCCAATGAAGGCATAA
- a CDS encoding dihydrofolate reductase, translated as MISLIVAFDRHQLIGSKNRLPWHYKEDLAYFKQTTMGHDILMGRQTFESILSYQNKPLPNRHHYVLTTTTNYDYEEVTVLANWKTIIQNYPKEKELFIIGGRSVYEQILPYADRLYITHIDQVFEGDTYFPTIDWNEWVCMKEYLSGELRFAVYERMS; from the coding sequence ATGATTTCATTGATTGTTGCCTTTGACCGTCATCAATTGATTGGGTCAAAAAATCGATTGCCTTGGCATTATAAAGAAGACCTTGCTTATTTTAAGCAAACAACGATGGGGCATGATATCCTGATGGGACGTCAAACGTTTGAATCCATTTTATCGTATCAAAATAAGCCGTTACCAAATCGACATCATTATGTTTTAACAACTACAACGAACTATGATTATGAAGAGGTAACGGTACTTGCGAATTGGAAAACGATAATACAGAATTATCCAAAAGAAAAAGAGTTATTTATCATTGGGGGACGTTCGGTTTATGAACAGATATTACCTTATGCTGATCGCTTATATATCACACATATTGATCAAGTATTTGAAGGAGATACCTATTTTCCAACGATTGATTGGAACGAATGGGTGTGTATGAAAGAGTACTTAAGTGGTGAATTACGATTTGCTGTTTATGAAAGGATGAGTTAA
- a CDS encoding class I SAM-dependent methyltransferase, producing the protein MIITTAFDETEELIIKAKELSESLQVPYMARNKKTVKYLLEHVDPHIFVVNNQRGLSYYEQGQEEVFFHPNMAMHRIKQIKNGQSDSLMTACQLKEGMTFLDCTLGLASDTLVANYIVGPTGKVISLEKSFPLSVLVREGLQYYATNEKLEWKAIIDQVSIINTDNLDYLKQCPDESVDVVYFDFMFNQSVESSHGIKIIKPIVSYDVMTEEHVQEALRVAKERVVVKSSYGNHQLGKLGFQIDRQNQKRHFFYGVIEKFYK; encoded by the coding sequence ATGATTATTACAACAGCATTTGATGAAACAGAAGAATTGATTATAAAGGCGAAAGAGTTGTCTGAATCTTTGCAAGTTCCATATATGGCACGAAATAAAAAAACCGTTAAATATCTACTTGAGCATGTCGATCCTCATATTTTTGTTGTGAATAACCAACGTGGACTAAGTTATTATGAACAGGGACAAGAGGAAGTCTTCTTTCATCCGAATATGGCGATGCATCGAATTAAGCAAATTAAGAATGGGCAATCGGATAGTTTAATGACGGCTTGTCAGCTTAAAGAAGGAATGACTTTTTTAGATTGCACGTTGGGATTAGCTTCTGATACATTAGTTGCAAATTATATTGTTGGACCTACTGGGAAAGTGATCTCACTTGAGAAAAGCTTCCCTCTATCTGTTTTAGTAAGGGAAGGATTACAGTATTATGCCACTAATGAAAAGCTGGAGTGGAAAGCAATAATTGATCAAGTATCCATTATTAATACTGATAATTTGGATTATTTAAAACAATGTCCAGATGAGTCAGTGGATGTTGTTTACTTTGATTTTATGTTTAATCAATCAGTAGAAAGTTCACATGGTATTAAAATAATTAAGCCAATTGTATCATATGATGTGATGACGGAAGAACATGTTCAAGAGGCATTAAGGGTAGCTAAAGAGCGTGTCGTTGTTAAATCGAGTTATGGGAATCATCAGCTAGGGAAGCTTGGTTTTCAAATAGATCGTCAAAATCAAAAACGTCATTTCTTCTATGGAGTTATTGAAAAATTTTACAAATAG
- a CDS encoding single-stranded DNA-binding protein, whose protein sequence is MLNNVVLVGRVVRQPELIQTQEGKKVSTVTLAVTRSFKNAASGEYDTDFINITLWEGIAKSVVEYCGKGAIIGVKGRLVHKTYEIPNHKSLRAVEVVAEKVSFIQTRTGDQRSELENQEVQIEEIAM, encoded by the coding sequence ATGTTAAATAATGTTGTGTTAGTTGGGCGTGTTGTACGCCAACCTGAATTGATTCAAACTCAAGAAGGGAAAAAAGTTTCGACTGTTACACTGGCCGTAACGCGTTCCTTTAAAAATGCAGCCAGTGGTGAATATGACACTGACTTCATCAATATTACGTTATGGGAAGGGATTGCTAAGAGCGTCGTTGAATATTGTGGTAAAGGTGCTATCATCGGTGTTAAAGGACGTTTGGTTCATAAAACATATGAAATTCCTAATCATAAATCATTACGTGCAGTAGAGGTGGTTGCAGAAAAAGTATCATTTATCCAGACTCGAACTGGTGATCAAAGAAGCGAATTAGAGAATCAGGAAGTACAAATTGAAGAAATAGCTATGTAA
- the yfmH gene encoding EF-P 5-aminopentanol modification-associated protein YfmH, translating to MEFKEFPQLQEKLYYEQLENGLEVYMLPKRGFNKSFATFTTKYGSIDNHFVPIGQSEMKLVPDGIAHFLEHKMFEKEDYDVFEKFSAHSASSNAFTSFTRTCYLFSCTSDLKENLTTLIDFVQSPYFTEQTVEKEKGIIAQEIKMYDDNPDFRAYYEIIGNLFKEHPVKIDIAGTVESIQPITAELLYECYNTFYHPSNMLLFVIGDFDVEEMMALVRENQAKKDYKKEEPIPREYPKEEPQAVRPESTLEMEVGTAKVFVGVKDASADQDGKDLLKKEVALDIIFDLIFGSSSTYYEEMLDKGYINDTFSYETNCELSFGFSIVGGDTRYPDELAHSIKEKLLTIPTMTFDETEFTRIKNKKVGRFLSALNSVEFIANQFTQYAFNGVQLFSILDILDELRIEDLQQLAKDYFVEDRMSIFKLLPKQA from the coding sequence ATGGAGTTTAAAGAATTCCCTCAACTACAAGAAAAGTTATATTATGAACAATTAGAGAATGGTTTAGAAGTATACATGTTACCTAAACGAGGTTTCAATAAGTCATTTGCAACCTTTACAACAAAGTATGGATCAATTGATAATCATTTCGTTCCAATTGGGCAAAGTGAGATGAAATTAGTTCCTGATGGGATTGCGCACTTTTTAGAGCACAAAATGTTTGAAAAAGAAGATTATGACGTGTTTGAAAAATTCTCTGCACATAGTGCCTCATCTAATGCTTTCACATCGTTTACAAGAACATGCTATTTATTCTCTTGTACGAGTGACTTAAAAGAAAACTTAACAACATTAATTGATTTTGTACAATCTCCTTATTTCACCGAACAAACCGTGGAAAAAGAAAAAGGGATTATTGCGCAGGAAATTAAGATGTATGATGATAATCCAGATTTCCGTGCTTACTATGAAATCATTGGAAATTTATTCAAAGAACATCCAGTAAAAATTGATATTGCTGGAACAGTCGAATCGATTCAACCGATTACAGCAGAATTATTATATGAATGTTATAATACGTTTTATCATCCATCAAATATGTTATTATTTGTGATTGGAGATTTCGATGTTGAAGAGATGATGGCATTAGTCCGTGAAAATCAAGCGAAAAAAGATTATAAAAAAGAAGAGCCAATTCCACGTGAATATCCAAAAGAAGAGCCTCAAGCTGTTCGTCCGGAAAGTACGTTAGAAATGGAAGTTGGAACAGCAAAAGTTTTTGTTGGAGTTAAAGATGCAAGTGCGGATCAAGATGGTAAAGATTTGCTTAAAAAGGAAGTGGCCTTAGACATTATTTTTGATTTAATATTTGGTAGCTCATCAACGTACTATGAAGAGATGTTAGATAAAGGCTATATTAATGATACGTTCTCATATGAAACAAATTGTGAATTATCATTTGGCTTCTCAATTGTTGGTGGAGATACACGTTATCCTGATGAGTTAGCACACAGTATTAAAGAAAAATTATTAACAATTCCAACGATGACATTTGATGAAACTGAATTCACACGTATTAAGAATAAAAAGGTTGGACGTTTCTTATCAGCATTAAACTCGGTTGAATTTATTGCAAACCAATTTACTCAGTATGCATTTAATGGAGTTCAATTATTCTCAATTCTAGATATTTTAGATGAATTAAGAATTGAAGATTTACAACAATTAGCAAAAGATTACTTTGTTGAAGATCGTATGAGTATCTTTAAACTTTTACCTAAACAAGCATAA
- the yfmF gene encoding EF-P 5-aminopentanol modification-associated protein YfmF, with the protein MEVRQFDDLGYSLTTIKTDKFKTNLISVSFQSEINRETVTKRSLLPYVLRSATEKYPSKKEINTYLESLYGASLSTTVEKRGQTHNIKFYLSLANEKFLGNREPLLEEGVELLKDVILKPLVIDGGFKEQVVEIEKRLLKEYIESIYDDKVSYALQKLVENMCEGETFSINSIGYVDDLEQINGQTLMETYEQMLNENQVNITVVGDIDHDKVYEIFKNHFDFAHRSVNLQVVDHQDKEIEEVKVVKEEQDISQGKLNIGYRTHTRIGDEDYLPLLVFNGMFGGYAHSKLFMNVREKASLCYYCASRLDNYKGVMYVYSGIESQNYEKALKIIDEQLKDMVAGNFTDKEIDLAKKSLINSKLESMDQASGMMAHEALNKLLPTPLTVEEWVNQVNLVTAEQIVSVAKKIKEDTIFFLTGKEVTE; encoded by the coding sequence ATGGAAGTTCGTCAATTTGATGATTTAGGTTATTCCTTAACAACAATTAAAACGGATAAATTTAAGACAAATTTAATTTCAGTTTCATTTCAATCTGAAATTAATCGTGAAACAGTAACGAAACGTTCTTTACTTCCTTATGTTTTACGTTCAGCAACAGAAAAATATCCGTCTAAAAAAGAAATTAACACGTATTTAGAATCTTTATATGGAGCCTCTTTATCGACAACAGTTGAAAAACGTGGGCAAACCCATAATATTAAGTTCTATCTTTCATTAGCGAATGAAAAGTTCTTAGGAAATCGTGAACCGTTGCTTGAAGAAGGGGTTGAGCTTTTAAAAGACGTGATTTTAAAACCATTAGTGATTGATGGTGGTTTCAAAGAACAAGTGGTTGAAATAGAAAAGCGCTTATTAAAAGAATACATTGAATCGATTTATGATGATAAAGTATCATACGCCTTACAAAAGCTTGTTGAAAATATGTGTGAAGGTGAAACTTTCAGTATTAATTCAATTGGTTATGTGGATGATTTAGAACAAATTAATGGTCAAACATTAATGGAAACATATGAACAGATGTTAAATGAAAATCAAGTGAATATTACAGTGGTCGGAGATATTGATCATGATAAAGTTTATGAAATCTTTAAAAATCACTTCGATTTTGCGCACCGTTCAGTAAATTTACAAGTCGTTGATCATCAAGATAAAGAAATCGAAGAAGTGAAGGTCGTTAAAGAAGAACAAGATATTTCACAAGGGAAATTAAACATCGGATATCGTACCCATACCCGTATTGGTGATGAAGATTATTTACCATTACTTGTATTCAATGGTATGTTCGGAGGATACGCACACTCTAAACTCTTTATGAATGTTCGTGAAAAAGCATCATTATGTTATTACTGCGCATCTCGCTTAGATAACTATAAAGGTGTGATGTATGTTTACTCTGGAATTGAGTCTCAAAACTATGAAAAAGCCCTTAAAATTATTGATGAGCAACTAAAAGATATGGTGGCAGGTAATTTTACAGATAAAGAAATTGATTTAGCTAAGAAGTCATTAATTAATTCAAAATTAGAATCAATGGATCAAGCTTCAGGAATGATGGCGCATGAAGCTTTAAATAAATTATTACCAACTCCATTAACAGTAGAAGAATGGGTAAACCAAGTGAATTTAGTGACAGCTGAACAAATTGTTTCAGTTGCTAAAAAGATTAAAGAAGATACAATCTTCTTCTTAACAGGGAAAGAGGTGACTGAGTAA
- a CDS encoding CAP domain-containing protein, translating into MFKKIIRIYFMICALLLGACQTNTSSTTLALLDKVTFTFEAKKSIIINHSNQNPSSSNHIMDGTFLKPEKPSDQNEETDHKIVEETTPKKPPIPDKNEATDDVIGFYDTTIEQEVIELVNDLRLQLGLKAVEQSESLTTTARLKSKDMAKYNYFSHEGHLTFASLVETYQISCQISGENIFKSQSPLLVASEIFEAWKQSPTHYANMTNEQFTKIGIGVYGIEQEGVRTYYVTQHLTD; encoded by the coding sequence TTGTTTAAAAAGATCATAAGAATTTATTTTATGATTTGTGCCCTTTTACTAGGGGCATGTCAGACTAATACGTCATCAACAACGTTAGCTTTATTAGATAAAGTAACTTTTACATTTGAAGCCAAAAAATCAATCATCATCAATCATTCCAATCAAAATCCGTCATCTTCAAATCACATAATGGATGGGACTTTTTTAAAGCCTGAAAAGCCAAGTGATCAAAATGAAGAGACTGATCATAAAATAGTTGAAGAAACGACTCCTAAAAAACCACCTATACCTGATAAAAATGAAGCAACAGATGATGTGATAGGATTTTATGATACTACAATTGAACAAGAGGTGATTGAGTTAGTCAATGATTTACGCCTTCAACTTGGGCTTAAGGCAGTTGAACAGTCTGAGTCATTAACAACAACTGCCCGTTTAAAATCGAAGGATATGGCTAAGTATAATTACTTTAGTCATGAAGGACATTTAACATTCGCCAGTCTGGTAGAAACCTATCAAATATCCTGTCAGATTAGTGGTGAAAATATTTTCAAATCTCAAAGTCCATTACTAGTTGCCTCGGAAATTTTTGAAGCTTGGAAGCAATCACCAACTCATTATGCTAATATGACGAATGAACAGTTTACAAAAATCGGTATTGGCGTTTATGGAATTGAACAAGAGGGTGTACGAACATATTATGTCACCCAACATTTAACGGATTAA
- the deoD gene encoding purine-nucleoside phosphorylase, translated as MAIPTPHIGCSEQGVIAETVLLPGDPLRAKFIADTFLEDVVQFNTVRNMFGYTGTYKGKKISVMGSGMGIPSIGIYSYELIHFYGVKNLIRIGSCGSIREDVKIRDVIIGMGACTNSNYAAQYELPGTYAPIASWDLLNKAVNVANEKGIEVKVGNILSSDTFYDAQKDSWKKWSAMGVMGIEMEAAALYMNAAYAGVNALCILTVSDSLVTHEVTSAEERQNTFTQMMEIALELA; from the coding sequence ATGGCAATTCCAACACCACACATTGGATGTTCTGAACAAGGTGTTATCGCAGAAACAGTTTTATTACCAGGAGATCCATTACGTGCGAAATTTATCGCGGACACATTTTTAGAAGATGTTGTTCAATTTAATACAGTACGTAATATGTTCGGATATACTGGAACATATAAAGGGAAAAAAATCTCTGTTATGGGTTCAGGAATGGGGATTCCCTCAATCGGAATTTATTCTTATGAATTAATCCACTTCTACGGAGTGAAAAACTTAATTCGTATTGGATCTTGTGGATCAATTCGCGAAGATGTTAAAATCCGTGACGTTATTATTGGAATGGGTGCTTGTACAAACTCAAATTACGCTGCACAATATGAATTACCAGGAACATACGCACCAATTGCTTCTTGGGATCTATTAAATAAAGCAGTGAATGTTGCGAATGAAAAAGGAATTGAAGTTAAAGTAGGTAACATTTTATCTTCAGATACATTCTATGATGCTCAAAAGGATTCATGGAAAAAATGGTCTGCAATGGGAGTTATGGGAATTGAAATGGAAGCTGCTGCTTTATACATGAATGCAGCTTACGCTGGAGTTAATGCCTTATGTATCTTAACGGTTTCAGATTCATTAGTAACACATGAAGTAACATCTGCAGAAGAGCGTCAAAATACATTTACTCAAATGATGGAGATTGCATTAGAATTAGCATAA
- the deoC gene encoding deoxyribose-phosphate aldolase, whose product MKASKYIDHTVLKPETTKAQILTLCQEAKEHDFASVCVNPTWVSLCADELQGTDVKVCTVIGFPLGATMKEVKAFETKCAIEAGATEIDMVINVGAAKDGNWELVYEDIKAVVDAANGTLVKVIIETCLLTDEEKVKACEMSVKAGAHFVKTSTGFSTGGATVEDVRLMRQTVGETVGVKASGGVRTSEDMKAMVEAGANRIGTSGGVALVQGKENTTAY is encoded by the coding sequence ATGAAAGCAAGTAAGTATATCGATCATACAGTTTTAAAACCAGAAACGACAAAAGCACAAATCTTAACATTATGTCAAGAAGCCAAAGAACATGATTTCGCTTCAGTTTGTGTTAATCCAACTTGGGTTTCTTTATGTGCAGATGAATTACAAGGAACAGATGTAAAAGTTTGTACAGTAATCGGATTCCCTTTAGGAGCAACAATGAAAGAAGTTAAAGCATTTGAAACAAAATGTGCAATTGAAGCCGGTGCAACTGAAATTGATATGGTTATCAATGTAGGTGCTGCTAAAGATGGTAATTGGGAATTAGTATATGAAGATATTAAAGCAGTTGTTGATGCTGCTAATGGAACATTAGTTAAAGTAATCATTGAAACTTGCTTGTTAACAGATGAAGAAAAAGTCAAAGCTTGTGAAATGTCTGTTAAAGCTGGAGCTCACTTTGTTAAAACATCAACAGGATTCTCTACAGGTGGAGCAACAGTTGAAGATGTTCGCTTAATGCGTCAAACTGTTGGTGAAACAGTAGGTGTTAAAGCATCAGGTGGAGTTCGTACATCTGAAGATATGAAAGCGATGGTCGAAGCTGGAGCTAACCGTATCGGAACTTCAGGCGGAGTTGCTTTAGTACAAGGAAAAGAAAACACAACAGCATACTAA
- a CDS encoding AI-2E family transporter produces MDEFFNKHSRMIRYLLYAIACLVSLVIIFLFIQTSPVWGRIWSEIWGSLFPFFVAFLLAYIIHPLILWIDRIRLPRVISVFLFYVVVFGSLYGIISWFLPTIIREIHDLILNLPIYLTAIQNQLLIFDERMGLNLSEIFFSEYNTWVSTLTEHIREVTGFTFNLIFSIVGSLMFIVIVPIALFYFLKDYEKILNGLLKLVPKRYRSHVASLSSLLDDSLGSYIRGLALIMVCVSLIATILLMFAGIDYALLFGFLIGLTDFIPFIGPFIGAIPVIIFALSISWNKVILVIIILAILQAVEGNFLQPFIIGRNLDIHPLFIMILMMLSGSFFGLKGVFFAIPVFLVIRTVTRYIHNLKS; encoded by the coding sequence ATGGATGAATTTTTTAATAAACATAGTCGGATGATTCGTTATTTGCTTTATGCCATTGCCTGTTTAGTCAGTTTAGTGATCATATTTTTATTTATTCAAACATCACCCGTTTGGGGAAGGATTTGGAGTGAAATTTGGGGAAGTTTATTTCCATTTTTTGTTGCATTTTTACTGGCTTATATTATTCATCCGCTTATTTTGTGGATTGATCGAATTCGTTTACCCCGAGTAATTTCGGTGTTTTTATTTTATGTCGTTGTATTTGGAAGTTTATATGGAATTATTTCGTGGTTTTTACCAACCATTATTAGAGAAATTCATGATTTGATTTTAAATTTACCCATTTATTTAACAGCTATTCAAAATCAATTACTAATCTTTGATGAACGAATGGGTTTAAATTTAAGTGAGATATTTTTTAGTGAATATAATACGTGGGTCAGTACGTTAACAGAGCATATTCGTGAAGTGACTGGTTTTACTTTTAACTTAATTTTTTCAATTGTCGGGTCATTAATGTTTATTGTTATTGTTCCAATTGCGTTGTTTTATTTTTTGAAAGATTATGAAAAAATTTTGAATGGGTTATTAAAGTTAGTTCCGAAACGATATCGATCACATGTTGCTTCTTTGTCTAGCTTATTAGATGATTCGTTAGGTTCTTATATTCGTGGGCTAGCACTTATTATGGTTTGTGTCTCATTAATTGCGACCATTTTATTAATGTTTGCTGGAATTGATTATGCTTTACTTTTCGGATTTTTAATTGGTTTAACTGATTTTATTCCTTTTATTGGACCCTTTATTGGTGCCATTCCTGTGATTATTTTTGCGCTCTCTATTTCCTGGAATAAGGTTATTCTTGTCATTATTATTCTTGCTATTTTACAAGCAGTTGAAGGAAATTTTCTACAGCCATTTATTATTGGACGTAATTTAGATATTCATCCTTTGTTTATTATGATTTTAATGATGCTTTCAGGAAGTTTTTTTGGTCTAAAGGGAGTATTTTTTGCGATTCCAGTCTTTTTAGTGATTCGTACGGTTACTCGATATATTCATAATTTAAAAAGTTAA
- a CDS encoding RnfABCDGE type electron transport complex subunit D, whose amino-acid sequence MKRIKEVIKQKAKEYHARRIYGERQVKHFLLVTFVLIQLGLFVEFGYYSTIGHLGQSIAFEIFKVHVIKLGVILGYAYLIDLLVSFIVGTNPHTVKEGIFFPLKRPTFLFSTLLILMFSLDAPISVFCMAIMVMTIFSQNTKKGHTFYHLHPALIGYFIGVLGIKMTNYNLGLTELPPMLSAPYMVVTNALHPLSFDGFISEYYSLQTVIFGIFEGSLCFTLIIPLLLSALFLVKRQVIDYKVSFLYLGVYGLVSILLGVIFQQPNWLTILFLLNGSVLITGIFILPDIVVLDRHLMFKYAYIIICGIFSALLSYFIHFIFAPYLVVMLVQLVTLGFDFIKKVIYRKQLLIA is encoded by the coding sequence ATGAAGCGAATTAAAGAAGTGATTAAACAAAAGGCAAAGGAGTATCATGCTAGACGAATTTATGGAGAACGTCAAGTCAAACATTTTTTATTAGTGACGTTTGTCTTAATTCAGTTGGGATTATTCGTTGAATTTGGATATTATTCAACGATTGGTCATTTAGGACAAAGCATAGCATTTGAAATTTTCAAGGTTCATGTTATCAAATTAGGAGTAATTCTAGGCTATGCTTACTTGATTGATCTATTAGTTTCATTTATTGTTGGGACGAATCCACACACAGTGAAAGAAGGAATATTTTTTCCTTTGAAGCGTCCAACATTTTTATTTAGCACGTTATTAATTTTGATGTTTTCATTAGATGCCCCTATTTCTGTTTTTTGTATGGCAATTATGGTCATGACTATTTTTTCACAAAATACAAAAAAGGGTCACACGTTTTATCATCTTCATCCTGCATTAATTGGTTATTTTATTGGAGTACTTGGAATTAAAATGACTAATTATAATTTAGGATTAACTGAACTTCCCCCGATGCTATCAGCCCCCTATATGGTAGTAACAAATGCGCTTCATCCATTGTCCTTCGATGGTTTTATTTCAGAATATTACTCGTTACAAACAGTAATCTTTGGAATCTTTGAGGGCAGTCTATGCTTTACACTCATTATTCCTTTATTACTAAGTGCCTTATTTTTAGTGAAGCGTCAAGTCATTGATTATAAAGTATCGTTTCTTTATTTAGGTGTTTACGGATTAGTAAGTATTTTGCTAGGTGTTATTTTTCAACAACCGAATTGGTTAACGATTTTGTTCTTATTAAATGGTTCGGTGTTAATAACAGGAATTTTTATTTTACCAGATATTGTTGTTTTAGATAGACATTTAATGTTTAAATATGCTTATATTATTATTTGTGGCATTTTCTCAGCCTTATTAAGTTACTTTATTCATTTTATCTTTGCGCCATATTTAGTGGTTATGCTGGTGCAACTTGTCACATTGGGGTTTGATTTTATCAAAAAAGTTATTTATCGAAAACAACTTTTAATTGCATAG
- the msrA gene encoding peptide-methionine (S)-S-oxide reductase MsrA, giving the protein MKQIVLAGGCFWGVEAYFKRIKGIIKTKVGYTDGLTADPTYKEVCIGKTHHVEACEIFYDETIISLERILEHLFCIIDPTSLNKQGGDIGTQYRTGVYYEDEADAEVIRLFINQEQLKYEDEIVVEVKKQTAFYDAEEYHQDYLTKNPTGYCHVNLYRIPEEDLKEEYRSK; this is encoded by the coding sequence ATGAAACAAATTGTTTTAGCTGGAGGATGCTTCTGGGGAGTTGAAGCATACTTTAAACGTATCAAAGGGATTATTAAAACAAAAGTTGGGTATACGGATGGTCTAACGGCAGATCCAACCTATAAAGAAGTTTGCATAGGAAAAACGCATCATGTTGAGGCTTGTGAGATTTTTTATGATGAAACGATCATTTCATTAGAACGAATTTTAGAACATTTATTTTGCATCATCGACCCGACCTCTTTAAATAAACAAGGTGGAGATATAGGAACACAGTATCGGACGGGTGTATATTATGAAGATGAGGCAGACGCAGAAGTGATTCGATTATTTATTAATCAAGAACAATTGAAGTATGAAGATGAAATTGTTGTTGAAGTTAAAAAGCAGACAGCTTTTTATGATGCAGAGGAATATCATCAAGATTATTTAACTAAAAATCCAACAGGTTATTGTCATGTCAATTTATATCGAATTCCAGAAGAAGATTTAAAAGAAGAGTATCGATCAAAATAA